ACCACCATGCTAACCACGTTCCCGGCACCCATGGAAAATAATCTCAACTGAATAGTTGACCCTGTAGCAACTTCAGGGTTTTCAATAGAGACAACCTGATTCAAAGGAGGTCTCTGATGGCATGCAGCTGTTCCGCACCGAACCCCCAAGGCCCGGCTCCGGGCTTTCGCAAAGCGCTCTGGATTGCCCTGTGGGTGAATCTTGCCATGTTCTTCGTGGAAGGCCTGGCAAGCCTTCAGTCCGGCTCCGTAGCACTCATGGCGGATGCCATCGACTTCTTCGGCGACAGTGCCAACTATCTTTTGTCCCTGAGTGTTCTCAGCATGGGCATGCTCTGGCGAGGGCGGGCCGCATTGGTCAAAGGGTTGACCATGGCCACCTTTGGGCTTGTGGTCTGGGGCCGCGCCATTTGGGTGCTGCAAAGTGGAGCAACGCCGGAGCCACTGACCATGGGGCTGGTCGGGTTACTGGCCCTGGCGGCCAATGTGGGTGTCGCCGTTATGCTGTTCAAGTTCCGGGAAGGTGATTCCGATATGCGCTCTGTCTGGCTCTGCAGCCGTAACGATGCCATCGGCAATCTGGCGGTAATGGGCGCAGCACTGGGGGTGTTCGGCACCGGATCCGCCTGGCCGGATCTGATTGTGGCGGGCATTATGGGCACCCTGGCCCTGACCGCAGGTATCAGCGTGGTTCGCCATGCCCGGTCAGACATCGCCAATGCCCGAGCTGCAAACCGGCTGGTCGCCCAGGAAAACTGAGGCGATCAGTAGGCCTGGAAGTCGGTCAGCCGGTAGGAAAATTCATCATCGGCGATGAACGGGCTGTAGTCGACTTCCAGCGATGCCGGAAAGCCATAGTGCGGATCGTATTCCACCACCAGTTTGTCGGCGCTGCCCCGGGCCTGCTCTATCAGATCCAGCAAACCCTCGATGGTGAGCCTGCGCTCATCCAGAATATCCGGGTGGTTGAGGGGTTGCTCCAGTCCCTCAATGTCGATCACCTTGCCTTCCCTGACCGTCACACGCATCGGTTGCAGTAGGTCCGGCGGGCAGAAACAGGTTTGTTCGATCGTGACCTCGTAGCCCTTTACGCCCTGGGACTGCCAGAGGGCCCTGGCCTCTTCAATAGTGCTAGCCGGGCCCACGTCTGTGTCTTTACCCGCACCTGCGCAACCCGTCAGCAGCAAGGATAGAACGACTGCACCAAATACCGGAGCCTGTTTCACACTGCCCTCCTGCGCTGACGCCATTTCAGGGCGCCTGCTGCGGCAGCCATAACCAACCAGCCAAGCCCGACACTGCCACCACCGCTACCGCCTCCGGAGTCCACTGAGGTGTTATTACCTGTCTGATCCGGGTCGGCACGAACGATTGTGCCGCCGTCGCCCGTTTGCTCACCGCCGCTATCCGGCTCTGATTCAGTGGCTGGTTCCACGGTAAATCGGCTCTCCAGCCGATTATTCTCCGGGCGGACATCCAGCACCTCGCCATTCAGGCTGATGAGGGCTACCCTCTGGGCAATAACCAGCTCCTCACCGGTGCCGGACACGCCCTGAACAACCAAGGCCATGTCGCTGGTACCGGGAATAATGTCTTTGCAAAGGTAGGTGCTTCCGTCCGTTTCACAGGCAGCGCCATCAATGGTCACCAGTTCAAACGCCGCGCCTTCGCCATCGATCTCACCGGAGACTTCCAGCCAATCCGCAGATTGGGAGGCTTGCTCGTAGGCCACCTCAAAGTAGGCAACGAAATTCTCGGCGGCAGCCAAAGCCTCAGGATTAGATTCGCCCTCAGCCAGGGAGACATCCGCCGGGAAATTGAAGCACTGGTCCAGGGAGGTGCGGTTGTTGATGGTGGATATAAAGCTGGATTCTGAGCAGGAAGAAAAACTCGTGGCGTTCTTATTGGCCCAGGAGCTCATGATGTAGCCGCCCTCACAACTGTTGCCGTCGCCGTCATGACCAGAACCCAGGTTGTGTCCAAGTTCATGGGCCACCACCACAGCGGTCAGCACATTCGAGTCAAAGGCATTGGTCACCCCGGTGCCATAGCCATGGGCACTGCACAAGGTTCCGACCCAGGCCAGACCAGCCGTAGAGCCATCGAAGTCTCGGCCACTGATCAGGTGAAACAATGCCCTCTCGTTTTGCTGAAAAGGCAGGCTACCATCGGCAACCTTGGCTCGAACATCATTCAGGAGATCACTGGCGCTGGTTGAGGTCGTGAACACTTCCGACTGCAGAAACGTCATGCTAAGGGTATCCAGCCCAATGCCCAGTTGCTCGAAATAGAACCCCTCCACCATGTTCAGAATACTGAGCGCACGGTCCTCGTAATCGCCCGGGAACCGGTCCTGAAACTGCCTATCAAACGCCACTTCCAGCTCCAGCAGCAGGCAGGCACCGGCCACCCGGTTCTCGCACAGGCTGTCGTAACTGGCAGACACCGCCTGCGCCATCATTGGCGACATGATCGAATCCGGGGAAATTTCGGCTTCGGTGTGGGCATGGTCCAGGCCACACTGGGGAACGCTCTGGAAGCTGAAACTCTGATTCGCCAGCTGATTGCGGGCAGAGTCGCCGCCAACCGAATGCATTCGCCCGAATACATAGGCCAGCCCCTCCCAACCGCCGTCGAGGCGCGAGACCCGTACCCAACTTTCCGGGTCTTCGGCCACCTGTCCCCGGTAGTGATGCCCTTTGGTCTGTTGCGCCAGGGCCGAGGCCAGCCGTTCATTGCTGGTCAAGGCAACATCGTAGCTCTGGCCATCAATCCACAGTTGCAGTGAATCGGTTGATTCTGCGTTGGCCGG
The window above is part of the Marinobacter sp. THAF197a genome. Proteins encoded here:
- a CDS encoding cation diffusion facilitator family transporter, yielding MACSCSAPNPQGPAPGFRKALWIALWVNLAMFFVEGLASLQSGSVALMADAIDFFGDSANYLLSLSVLSMGMLWRGRAALVKGLTMATFGLVVWGRAIWVLQSGATPEPLTMGLVGLLALAANVGVAVMLFKFREGDSDMRSVWLCSRNDAIGNLAVMGAALGVFGTGSAWPDLIVAGIMGTLALTAGISVVRHARSDIANARAANRLVAQEN
- a CDS encoding DUF6174 domain-containing protein; this translates as MASAQEGSVKQAPVFGAVVLSLLLTGCAGAGKDTDVGPASTIEEARALWQSQGVKGYEVTIEQTCFCPPDLLQPMRVTVREGKVIDIEGLEQPLNHPDILDERRLTIEGLLDLIEQARGSADKLVVEYDPHYGFPASLEVDYSPFIADDEFSYRLTDFQAY
- a CDS encoding M12 family metallo-peptidase, translated to MIRKFRLMTTMVLLLMALPANAESTDSLQLWIDGQSYDVALTSNERLASALAQQTKGHHYRGQVAEDPESWVRVSRLDGGWEGLAYVFGRMHSVGGDSARNQLANQSFSFQSVPQCGLDHAHTEAEISPDSIMSPMMAQAVSASYDSLCENRVAGACLLLELEVAFDRQFQDRFPGDYEDRALSILNMVEGFYFEQLGIGLDTLSMTFLQSEVFTTSTSASDLLNDVRAKVADGSLPFQQNERALFHLISGRDFDGSTAGLAWVGTLCSAHGYGTGVTNAFDSNVLTAVVVAHELGHNLGSGHDGDGNSCEGGYIMSSWANKNATSFSSCSESSFISTINNRTSLDQCFNFPADVSLAEGESNPEALAAAENFVAYFEVAYEQASQSADWLEVSGEIDGEGAAFELVTIDGAACETDGSTYLCKDIIPGTSDMALVVQGVSGTGEELVIAQRVALISLNGEVLDVRPENNRLESRFTVEPATESEPDSGGEQTGDGGTIVRADPDQTGNNTSVDSGGGSGGGSVGLGWLVMAAAAGALKWRQRRRAV